A window from Amblyomma americanum isolate KBUSLIRL-KWMA chromosome 7, ASM5285725v1, whole genome shotgun sequence encodes these proteins:
- the LOC144098177 gene encoding uncharacterized protein LOC144098177, with product MKNFRKLNKVKPQAVKKEAQHLCDAFNLTKLGTAVRKSKGLCLSAFFTVKTHKDNWPFRVIVSEKGTWQHSMGKFLQDSLSLLAVEDPFQVKKPEEVSSFLHGSCPKGVSVFSIDVKDLYYSLLHPSLFDVIREGIEALGTVRFQNACGTSTEKFLEAMAFYLRSTFISFNNELFVQRQGVCTGSCVAPLLSDLLLAKADRRLKEALLNTNAVRVFRFVDDFLVVYKTSDQDPGKDVEALFKVFSENLGEFELTKELPDEGQLQYLDLRLFPSEDHLCWCCAPRSKKNLLPYSSSHTKLVKRAIALGVLKNALKRSCYHRQQASTESQLKRLREAGFPDALISGIGSKLLKDLRQSGPPKKPRK from the coding sequence ATGAAGAACTTCCGTAAGCTCAATAAGGTCAAGCCGCAAGCTGTTAAGAAAGAAGCCCAGCATCTTTGTGATGCCTTCAACCTGACAAAGCTGGGTACAGCAGTGAGAAAAAGCAAAGGACTGTGCCTAAGTGCGTTCTTCACGGTGAAGACACATAAGGACAACTGGCCCTTCAGGGtgatcgtgtcggaaaaaggcacCTGGCAGCACTCCATGGGCAAGTTTCTACAAGACTCACTGTCTTTGTTGGCCGTGGAAGATCCGTTCCAGGTTAAGAAGCCTGAAGAAGTCTCTTCTTTCCTTCACGGCTCATGCCCGAAAGGTGTGAGTGTTTTTTCCATCGATGTAAAGGACCTTTACTACTCACTACTGCACCCTTCTCTGTTTGATGTGATTAGAGAAGGCATTGAAGCTCTGGGTACCGTTCGGTTTCAGAACGCCTGCGGAACCAGCACAGAGAAGTTCCTCGAAGCTATGGCCTTTTACCTAAGGTCGACGTTTATCAGCTTCAATAATGAACTGTTCGTACAGAGGCAGGGCGTGTGCACCGGCTCCTGTGTCGCACCTCTACTCAGCGATCTCCTGCTTGCAAAGGCGGATCGTCGGCTAAAAGAAGCGTTGCTCAACACCAACGCAGTAAgggtttttcgttttgtcgacgacTTCCTCGTCGTCTACAAAACGTCTGATCAGGACCCAGGCAAGGACGTGGAAGCCCTTTTCAAGGTATTTTCTGAAAACTTAGGAGAATTTGAATTGACAAAAGAATTGCCTGATGAAGGCCAACTTCAGTACCTTGACCTGCGGTTGTTTCCAAGTGAGGACCACCtgtgctggtgctgtgctccgaGGTCAAAGAAAAACCTTTTGCCATACTCTTCCTCGCATACGAAGCTCGTCAAACGAGCAATAGCCTTGGGTGTCTTGAAGAATGCCCTCAAAAGATCGTGCTATCACCGTCAGCAAGCTAGCACAGAGTCCCAGCTGAAACGTCTACGCGAAGCGGGCTTCCCGGATGCCCTCATTTCAGGGATCGGATCCAAGCTCCTGAAAGATCTCCGCCAATCTGGCCCCCCGAAGAAGCCACGGAAATAG